GCCGATGCGCAAGCATATCGACGGCATTCGCATCAAGAGGAAATCGGAGGTATTGCACGGGGCAATCGGCATCGCCAAAGGGCAAGAGGGTTTCGGCCGGAATCACACGGTGGCCAATACGCAAAAACACTGCGCTTTTCTGCATCATGAGGCCGTCGAGCAACATCCGGCCCGCTTCCCAGGATCCTCCATGGACCATGAGCGTGGCCGTCAGTTCCTGGGCCCGCGGAACGAGTCGCTCGTATTCGGCGATCTCCTGGGCGATGCGGGCTGAATTCGTCATTCGTTCGACCCAGATCATTTCTTGAATTTGATACAAAATCGTCTCACGGGACTCGAATAGCAGGGAGATGTGAGCGCCAATCATCACCCGTCGGCGGTTTTTCATTTCGATGATTCGGCGCCGATAATCAGGGCGAACACGGGCATACTCGTCGAGAGAAAGGAGGTCTCCGGTGGCGACTGTGGTCATCATCGTCCCATCAAGCGCACTTTGTACTCGGAGTGTTTGTGGCGCGCCTGATCATGCTGGCCCGGCGGATAAGGACGGCGCTCTATCTTTTTGCGCGAAAACCCTGGAAGATCGTAACCAAGAGCGCGCATCACCCGTACTCGTGGACCTGTATATCGGCTCATGCGGACGCACTCTAGCTGATGCAGATGAAAGTGACAATGAAAATCGTTTTCACTTGCTAATGTAGATTGAGTTGTGTAAAATACTTTGCTTGGTCACATGTTTCGACGCCGGTCGTGCATGTCTCGTGCTCGTGTAATGCGAGCTGCGGTACCGCAGCATCTATCGCTACTTGAAGTGAGACGGTGAGTGCCTGCACGCGTTCGGTTTCGTCCCTGCGTGAGGAATCATTCGAGCGGCGAGCGTTTTAGCCAGTCGACGACGAAGTCTCGAAATGCCGCCACCTTGCGCGGCACCTGGCCGCTCGATGGGTACAGCAGGTGGAGCGCTCCTTCGAATAGAGGCGTCTCGCCCAAGGGCACATCTTCGATCAATCCTTCGCGCACGTAAGGCGTCGCGAGATATCGAGGCAACACGCCGATACCAGCGCCGTCGCGGATCAAATCGCGAATCAAAAAGAAGTCATCGCAAACGAAGCGCGATACAAAATCTTTCGCTGGCTTCCAAACGTCCTTTGCGTGCGGCGGCATAATCCAATCATGTCCCGCCTCGCCCCAAGCCTTGGGTTTTCCTCGCCGAACCAAATACGAAGGCGCTGCGTAATGACTCGCCCCCACGCGAGACAACTTGCGCCCCGTCAGCGTCGAGTCCTTCAATGCCACCGCTCCTGCGCGTATCGCCACGTCGAACCCTTCAGCCACCAGGTCCACGCGCCGGTTCGTGATGTGCAAATCGAAATGAATATCCGGGTAACGTCGCGAAAATTGCGCCAGAATGTCCGGTAAAACGAGGCGCCCGAAGTCCAGCGGCGCCGTCAAACGAAGCAAGCCTGAAGGCTGCTCGGCCAGCTCCGGCAATTTGCAAACGGCATGATCGAGCGCCGCGAGGTGATGCGCCGTGCGTTCGTAGAGCGCAAGCCCGGCCGTCGACAGAGCGACCTTGTGCGTGTTCCGATGCAGAAGCTCGGCCCCAAGAAGCTCCTCGAGCTGTGCAATCGCGCGACTGACGGTCCCTTTGCCCATCCCCAACTTTGCTGCCGCCTTGGAAAAACTCGTCTCGTCCGCAACGGCAACGAAGATGGCGAGCAGTTGATAGTCGAGCGGTGTTCTCTTCATGGAACACCATGTTGTCAAATTTGCCCCTGGTGCGCATCCGGAAACAGCACCATGATGGTACGACAGAGGAGGACGAGTCATGGCAAGTGGAGCATTGGTTCAGGGCAGCAAAGACTTGGGGGCGTCCGAGGGCAAAGGTTTGCACATTGGATTGTGGGTGGCGCAGGTGCTGCTCGCGCTGGTATTTCTTGGGGCGGGGCTATTGAAATCGTTCACGCCGGTTGCGGAGCTTCAAACGAAGATGGCGTGGATCAAAGATGGCATGGACCCGCTGGTCCGTTTCATTGGCGTGACCGAAGTGCTGGGGGCATTGGGGATGATATTGCCAACGGCGACGCGCATCAAGCCCTGGCTGACGCCGCTCGCGGCCGTGGGATTGGCATTGACGATGGTGCTGGCGGCGATGACGCATTGGCAATTGGGCGAATATCCGGGGATCGTGACCAACGTGGTTCTTGGGGGGCTTGCCGCATTCGTTGCGTGGGGACGATTTGGCAAAGCGAAGGTTCCCGCGCGCTGAAAAACGGTGTATACACGAAGGGGATGAACGAGGAGACGAGCCATGCCGTCCGATGACGATCGGGAGAATGAAAGTGCTTTGAATCGCCGGCAGGTTTTGGGCGCGATGCTCGCCACGGCGGCGACGACCGCGGTGGCTTGCACGTCCGAAGCCGAACGAAATCCACCTCATTCACGAACGGATCCCATCATGAATCAACCAAGCCAAACTCGCATGCCCGTCGTCTTCGTGCCGCATGGAGGCGGCCCGTGGCCTTTCGTCGATCTGGGTAACTTCCTCGATGCGCGTGAATTCGACGCCTTGGCGGGATATTTGCGCGGCTTTCCGGCGCAATTGCCCGCGCGTCCCAAAGCGATGGTCGTGATTTCGGCGCATTGGGAGGCTCGCGTGCCGACGGTCATGACGAACCCGAATCCACCGATGTTGTACGATTATTATGGTTTCCCTCCGGAATCCTATCGAATCACGTGGCCGGCCCCGGGGGCTCCGCAGTTGGCGGCGCGCGTGCGTACGCTTCTGGAAGGAGCGGGCATAACGACGGCCGAGGATGCGGAACGTGGATTCGATCACGGCACGTTCATTCCGTTGAAGCTGACGTTTCCCGATGCGGACGTGCCGACGATTCAGCTTTCGTTGCAAGAGGGGCTCGATCCGGCGCGGCATTTGGCGATGGGCCGAGCGCTCGCGCCGCTTCGGGACGAGGGCATATTGATTGTGGGCAGCGGGATGAGTTACCACAACTTGCGCGAGTTTCGCCATCCCAATGGGCGTCCGGTGTCCGAGGAGTTCGACGCGTGGTTGCGCGAAGCTGCTACGGCGGAATCGGGGAAACGCGACGATGCATTGATTGGGTGGTCGGCGGCGCCGTCGGGGCGTCGAGCGCATCCGCGGGAGGAGCATCTTTTGCCGCTGATGGTGATTGCCGGTGCAGCAGGGGCCGATCGCGGGCGCATTACGTACAACGACACGTTTGGCGGCGTGCGCCTCAGCGCGGTGCATTTTGGAGCGTGAGATTGATGCGTCGTTCCCCGTGGCGCTCGACGACGCGCCCATCCGCAAGGCTTGGATCACACGGTAATGCCGCGTCGCTTTAGCCGCTCTACGAGTTGCTTTTCCTTGATGAGCCCAGAAATCGAGCCATTGGTTTGTACGGTGGCCAGGAGCGGGGCAGAATGTTTGGCTATGATTTGCGAATATGCGGAAGCGCTGCCCCAAACGCAGCGCCCATGACGTCGCCACGCACATCCTGACGAGCGAAAAGAAACACGCGAGCTCGGTGACGCACGATTGCAGTTAATTCAATTGCGTTCGTTCGTATGCGTTCGTCTTTGGAAAAACAAACCCATTCCCGCCGGCCTACGAGCTCCAACCACGTCTCGTCATCGGTGTCTTGATCGAAAAGTTCGTCATGCACCATCAGCGTTTCCATCGCGCCGTCGAGCAGTGGACGAATGGCATTTGCGACAACGATGCCACCCAGCGAGCGATCCACGAAGAACGTGACCTTACGCGGCCCCACGCAATTCGCACCTTATGGCGTCTTCCACCTTGTCTACCGGAAGATTGTAGTCCTGCGCGAGCTCGTGAATCGACTCTCCGGCACGGTGACGCGATGCAATGACTGCGGTCTGGATACCCGTACCTGCAAGCACGGGACGCCCAAAGGCGCGACGCGGATCAATCAGAATGGTCTTTCGCTCGTCTGGCTGGTGAGGCTCGATGATGAATGGGTACAAACGCACCGCAAGACCATGCATGCCCGGTTCCCACTCAATCCGCTCGAGATGTGCCTCTATTGCCTTCCGAATGGCGAATTGGCCATTTTGATCCATGAGATGGTCACAATGCTCGACAAATAAATTGACGCCATCCGTCTTGAATCTGGCATCGATGAGGGGATGCTTTGAGCCCAGATCTTCCTCGACCTGGGCAATGGCGCGCCGCACATTCTCCATTGGGACCTGGTGCACGCGGCGTAGCGCACTCAAGATATGCGCTTCTACCACGTTGAAAAAAGAAAGCAGGCGCGGAGACCCCGCTCCGGGTGTGCGGATGAGCGGTTCGGCATGACGCACCCCGCTCTTTGTCCTGTACGGCCGACCTACCACCCAGCTCTTGAGGGTACTCGGTGGAATGCGCAAATAATGTGCCGCATCAGGAACTGTATAGATGGGCAAATCACGCGGATCCATGCGCCAACCTTTGTTCAGGTGAGTACGTATCACACGCTTACCACCTTCCAGATCGACTGACAACCCCGCCACGACAGGCATCGCTGTCATCGCTCACTCCGTCAGCGCCTCGATGGGGTCGAGGATGACCACCAATACCTGTTTCCAGGTCGCATTTGCCTTGCCGGTTCGCGGGTCGATCAGCGCTTTGCGGGCTTGGTAGCGGCACTCGCCCAGGATCGCGCCCCCGATTGGCGTAATGATGAGGTCCTGGATGCTGGCGCGCTCGTAGGCGGCCTCTGGACCGAATTCGAAGAAGGCGCTGAGCGCTGCCGCATAAAGGAGCGCTTGCCATCCCGCGGCTCCGCGATTGCGCGCGAGCAGGTAATACTCTGCCCCTGCAAGGGGATGCGCGACCGCGTTCCAATACCAGGCGTCGTCGTCGAAGCGCGGACCTAGCGTGAAGCTGCGCGAAATGTTCGTGAAACCCGGCTCCCTCCCGGTCCAGCCCGTGACTTCCGGCGGCAACTGCGTCATGGCCACCACCATCACGCTCTGAAACGTCGTCACGCCAAACGTTGCGTGAAATATGTTCCGTGACCAATTCCGCTCACGGCTCCGGCTGCTGCTCGCATTGACCTCGAGCGTGGCGGGATCCAGGCGGAAGCCCGACGAAGGCTCTTCGGCATAGGACGAGTCCGCCGCGCTTGGTGCGGTCTCCAGCGGAACCGGCAGGGAGGTATTCGTGGCGGTGACGTCGAGCGGCACGCGGGGCGATGCGGGGGTGCTGGCAGCACAGCCCACGAGCAGCACGGCAAGAAGGCTGAGCAGGAGAAGGAGCGGCCTTGGGCTGGCCTGTGGGGTTTTCGTATCGCGAGCACGCTCTCGTTTCATCGCCGCAACACGGGCGCGATGGCACGCGACGTGCCACGGTCGAGGCAGCTCGTTTGCCGTGTTTTTGAATGCCGCAGGGCGAATGCCGCATGAGGGCGCGCAAAGTTCGCACGAAGAGCGCAAGCCGCGCGCGTCGCACGTCGTCAATGCATTGCGGTTTGCTTCACGCTATCCGATCAATTCGTCGACGCGCTTGACCCACGCCCGTTTTCCATCGAAGGCCATGGCGTATTCGTGCACGGGCGACGCTCCCGCATTCGCCACTTCCGCTGCATATTGCCGCTCGCGAATTTGCTTGGCCGCTTCTTGCAATGCCTGTTCGATCGTTTCATCCCCGAAAGGCACCTTGAATTCCATGACCACGCCCGGTTTTCCCGGCGTCTTGGGTCGCATCAGCACATCGGCGCGCCCGTAGCCTGCTTCTCGATTCGAGCGAATGTCGTATTGAGGCTCCAAATGCACGAGCAATCCCAACATGAACCCGTGGTACAACTTTTCCGGCGCGCGTCCGGCGGGATCTTGGTACGACATGGCCGTCACGAGGATCTGCCCGAGGAGCAATTGCACTTTCGCAGAATCCCCCGCAAGGAGCGCCTTCACGAGGTCTTTGGTCAAGGCCCATTCAGGGTCGGCTTTCTCGAGCCAATTACGAAACATGTCTTCGTACACCTGCCGAATTTCATTGTTCGGTATGCACAAATGCCCGGTGTCGCGTCCCTGGTGGAAATCCAATTTTGCGATTTTTAAATATCCAGAAAACAACAAAAAATTCCAAAGCGCGTCCGAACGTCGTTCGATGTCCCGAAGCACGATGTTGTCGTCGATGGGAAGCTCAATGGTTTCCCCGTTGAGCAGCGGGTACGATTTCTCCGACAGACCCATGCCTTGCTTTGCCACGAGATGCTCGATGAGGTCGCTCGAACCGGTGTTGACCCAATAAGGTCGAAGCGAACCGTGCTTGATGTAACTGAGGATCGACCAGGGGTTGTAGATGACCTGGTCGCCAAAATTGTATCCGTTGTACCACGTGCGCACCTCTTCGAGATGTGCAGGATCGACAATGGCAGCGACTTCGTCTTCCGTGAAGCCGAAATAAGTCGAGTAATCGCGAGCGAGGATTGAATACACTTGGATGTTGTTCAGCCCCGAAAACATGTTCTCTTTGGATACGCGCAAAATGCCCGTGAGCACGCCTTTGAAGAGCGCTGCGTTGTCTTTGAGCGCCGCAGAAAAGAAGTTGCGAAACCACATGACGATATCGTCGAAGTAGCCGTGCAAATATCCCGATTGAATCGGCGTGTCGTATTCGTCGATGAGAATGACCACAGGGACCTTGTAATGCTCATACAGCGCAAGCGATAGCCACTTGAACGAATGCTGGAGCTCGACGACCGGCGTGCGCCTGGAAAGCGCTTCCTCGAATTTGCTGACCATCAATGAATCG
This genomic window from Polyangiaceae bacterium contains:
- a CDS encoding DUF3501 family protein, coding for MMTTVATGDLLSLDEYARVRPDYRRRIIEMKNRRRVMIGAHISLLFESRETILYQIQEMIWVERMTNSARIAQEIAEYERLVPRAQELTATLMVHGGSWEAGRMLLDGLMMQKSAVFLRIGHRVIPAETLLPFGDADCPVQYLRFPLDANAVDMLAHRRADVFLGATYAGRLEIVPLSPETVNELALESRASRVRRANGPRLQTETNIPQKESK
- a CDS encoding LysR family transcriptional regulator — encoded protein: MKRTPLDYQLLAIFVAVADETSFSKAAAKLGMGKGTVSRAIAQLEELLGAELLHRNTHKVALSTAGLALYERTAHHLAALDHAVCKLPELAEQPSGLLRLTAPLDFGRLVLPDILAQFSRRYPDIHFDLHITNRRVDLVAEGFDVAIRAGAVALKDSTLTGRKLSRVGASHYAAPSYLVRRGKPKAWGEAGHDWIMPPHAKDVWKPAKDFVSRFVCDDFFLIRDLIRDGAGIGVLPRYLATPYVREGLIEDVPLGETPLFEGALHLLYPSSGQVPRKVAAFRDFVVDWLKRSPLE
- a CDS encoding DoxX family protein — its product is MHIGLWVAQVLLALVFLGAGLLKSFTPVAELQTKMAWIKDGMDPLVRFIGVTEVLGALGMILPTATRIKPWLTPLAAVGLALTMVLAAMTHWQLGEYPGIVTNVVLGGLAAFVAWGRFGKAKVPAR
- a CDS encoding dioxygenase translates to MNQPSQTRMPVVFVPHGGGPWPFVDLGNFLDAREFDALAGYLRGFPAQLPARPKAMVVISAHWEARVPTVMTNPNPPMLYDYYGFPPESYRITWPAPGAPQLAARVRTLLEGAGITTAEDAERGFDHGTFIPLKLTFPDADVPTIQLSLQEGLDPARHLAMGRALAPLRDEGILIVGSGMSYHNLREFRHPNGRPVSEEFDAWLREAATAESGKRDDALIGWSAAPSGRRAHPREEHLLPLMVIAGAAGADRGRITYNDTFGGVRLSAVHFGA
- a CDS encoding DUF433 domain-containing protein codes for the protein MTAMPVVAGLSVDLEGGKRVIRTHLNKGWRMDPRDLPIYTVPDAAHYLRIPPSTLKSWVVGRPYRTKSGVRHAEPLIRTPGAGSPRLLSFFNVVEAHILSALRRVHQVPMENVRRAIAQVEEDLGSKHPLIDARFKTDGVNLFVEHCDHLMDQNGQFAIRKAIEAHLERIEWEPGMHGLAVRLYPFIIEPHQPDERKTILIDPRRAFGRPVLAGTGIQTAVIASRHRAGESIHELAQDYNLPVDKVEDAIRCELRGAA
- a CDS encoding DUF3943 domain-containing protein, which encodes MKRERARDTKTPQASPRPLLLLLSLLAVLLVGCAASTPASPRVPLDVTATNTSLPVPLETAPSAADSSYAEEPSSGFRLDPATLEVNASSSRSRERNWSRNIFHATFGVTTFQSVMVVAMTQLPPEVTGWTGREPGFTNISRSFTLGPRFDDDAWYWNAVAHPLAGAEYYLLARNRGAAGWQALLYAAALSAFFEFGPEAAYERASIQDLIITPIGGAILGECRYQARKALIDPRTGKANATWKQVLVVILDPIEALTE
- a CDS encoding AAA family ATPase, whose translation is MKFRPALGESDFRKVRESGAGYVDKSGFISEVLDDMSSALLFPRPRRFGKTINLSMLGYFLGKSAEDLSHLFEGLAVASDPKAMAHFQKYPIISVTFKEVKAKTFDEAIAGIREQIASAYRGHRHLLDEGKLDSLMVSKFEEALSRRTPVVELQHSFKWLSLALYEHYKVPVVILIDEYDTPIQSGYLHGYFDDIVMWFRNFFSAALKDNAALFKGVLTGILRVSKENMFSGLNNIQVYSILARDYSTYFGFTEDEVAAIVDPAHLEEVRTWYNGYNFGDQVIYNPWSILSYIKHGSLRPYWVNTGSSDLIEHLVAKQGMGLSEKSYPLLNGETIELPIDDNIVLRDIERRSDALWNFLLFSGYLKIAKLDFHQGRDTGHLCIPNNEIRQVYEDMFRNWLEKADPEWALTKDLVKALLAGDSAKVQLLLGQILVTAMSYQDPAGRAPEKLYHGFMLGLLVHLEPQYDIRSNREAGYGRADVLMRPKTPGKPGVVMEFKVPFGDETIEQALQEAAKQIRERQYAAEVANAGASPVHEYAMAFDGKRAWVKRVDELIG